In Streptomyces sp. Li-HN-5-11, the sequence GCCTCCGTGGTGGACCTCGCCGCCCGCCGCACCCACCAGGCCGCCCGGCTGCGCGCCGAGGCCGAGATACTGTCCTTCCTCGCCGGCAGCGTCCTGCGCGGGGAGACCAGTCTGGAGGCGCTCCTGGAGCGGGTCCGCGAGACCTTCGGCATGGACTCCGTGGCGCTGCTGGAGCGGCAGAGCGACGTGGACCCCTGGACGTGCGCCGGCCGGGCCGGCTCCGACCGGCCACTCCAGCGCCCGGAGGACGCGGACGTGGACATGCCGGTCGGCGACCACATGGCGCTGGCGCTGACCGGGCGTGTGCTGCCCGCCTCCGACCGCCGGGTGCTGGCGGCCTTCGCCGCCCAGGCAGCCGTCGTCCTGGACCGCCGCCGACTGCAGGAGGAGGCCGACCGGGCCCGCGCCCTCGCCGAGGGCAACCGCATCCGCACCGCACTGCTCGCCGCCGTCAGCCACGACCTGCGCACCCCGCTCGCCGGGATCAAGGCGGCCGTCTCCTCGCTCCGGTCCGAGGACGTCGAGTGGTCCGAGGAGGACCGGGCCGAACTGCTCGAAGGCATCGAGGCGGGCTCCGACCGGCTCGACCACCTCGTGGGCAACCTCCTGGACATGTCCCGCCTGCAGACCGGGACCGTCACCCCGCTGATCCGCGAGATAGACCTCGACGAGGTGGTGCCGATGGCACTGGTGGGGGTGCCCGAGGACAGCGTGGACCTGGACGTCCCGGAGACCTTGCCGATGGTCGCCGTGGACCCCGGACTGCTGGAGCGCTCGGTCGCCAACATCGTCGAGAACGCGGTGAAGTACAGCCCGCCGGACGAGCCGGTCCTGGTGTCCGCCAGCGCCATGGCCGACCGTGTCGAGCTACGGGTCGTCGACCGCGGCCCCGGAGTCCCGGACGAGGCCAAGGACCGCATCTTCGAACCCTTCCAGCGCCATGGCGACGCTCCGCGCGGCGCGGGCGTCGGCCTGGGCCTCGCGGTGGCGCGCGGCTTCGCCGAGGCCATGAGCGGCACGCTCAGCGCCGAGGACACACCCGGCGGCGGCCTCACCATGGTGCTCAGCCTCCGCGTGGCCGGACCGCACCCCGCCTCCGTCGCGCCGGCCCGCGACCTCGCACTCCCCGAAAGGCGGGCTTCATGACCAGGGTGCTCGTGGTCGACGACGAGCCGCAGATCGTGCGCGCCCTCGTGATCAACCTCAAGGCACGCAAGTACGAGGTCGACGCCGCCCCCGACGGCAGGACCGCCCTCGACCTCGCCGCCTCCCGCCACCCCGACGTGGTGGTCCTCGACCTGGGCCTGCCCGACATGGACGGCGTCGAGGTGATCAGGGGGCTGCGCGGCTGGACCCGCGTGCCGATCCTGGTGCTGTCCGCCCGGCACTCCTCCGACGAGAAGGTCGAGGCGCTGGACGCGGGCGCCGACGACTACGTCACCAAGCCCTTCGGCATGGACGAGCTGCTGGCCCGGCTGCGCGCCGCCGTCCGCCGCGCCGAGCCCGTCGGAGCCGGCGAGGACGACGTGCAGGTGGAGACCGACGAGTTCACCGTCGACCTGGCCGCGAAGAAGGTCAACCGGGGCGGCAGGGACGTGCGGCTCACCCCGACCGAGTGGCACCTGCTGGAGGTGCTGGTGCGCAACACCGGCCGCCTGGTCAGCCAGAAGCAGCTGCTGCAGGAGGTGTGGGGGCCGTCGTACGGCACGGAGTCGAACTACCTGCGCGTGTACATGGCCCAGCTGCGGCGGAAGCTGGAGGCCGACCCCTCGCACCCCAAGCACTTCGTCACCGAGCCCGGAATGGGCTACCGCTTCGAGAAGTGAGCGCGGCCCGAGGACCCGCCTGGAGCCGCGGCGGCGCGGGTACGAAGCTGTCGGTGCGTCCCGGTACGCTTTCAGACATGAGCGCTGTTCCCCGATCCGAAAAGCCGGTGGGCCGGTTCCGGCGCATGCTCGACCGGCTCTCCTCGTCGCAGGAGGACCTGGAGTCCGAGGAACTGCGGGAGGACGCCGAGACCGCGGGCTGTACGCGCATCGGCGACTGCCACGACCGGCAGATCGTCACGGTTACTGGTACCTTGCGCACAGTGACCCTGCGGCCACGAGCGGGAGTCCCGGCCCTGGAGGCCGAGCTCTTCGACGGCACCGCCGCCCTGGACGTGGTCTGGCTCGGCAGGCGCTCCATCGTCGGGATAGAACCCGGGCGCAAGCTGATCGCGTCGGGCCGGATCTCGATGAGCCGGGGCCGCCGGGTGCTGTTCAACCCGAAGTACGAACTGCGACCCCTCGGACGGGA encodes:
- a CDS encoding response regulator, whose protein sequence is MTRVLVVDDEPQIVRALVINLKARKYEVDAAPDGRTALDLAASRHPDVVVLDLGLPDMDGVEVIRGLRGWTRVPILVLSARHSSDEKVEALDAGADDYVTKPFGMDELLARLRAAVRRAEPVGAGEDDVQVETDEFTVDLAAKKVNRGGRDVRLTPTEWHLLEVLVRNTGRLVSQKQLLQEVWGPSYGTESNYLRVYMAQLRRKLEADPSHPKHFVTEPGMGYRFEK
- a CDS encoding OB-fold nucleic acid binding domain-containing protein, translating into MSAVPRSEKPVGRFRRMLDRLSSSQEDLESEELREDAETAGCTRIGDCHDRQIVTVTGTLRTVTLRPRAGVPALEAELFDGTAALDVVWLGRRSIVGIEPGRKLIASGRISMSRGRRVLFNPKYELRPLGRE